TCAGCTGCTCACCGATTTGTTGCATGGCGCGGAGACGCGGGTGTGGGGCGATGCGGCGTATGCCGGCCAGGGCGACGTGATCCGTGCATGTGCAGAGACTGTAATTCAAATTGTGTAACTGCTTATTTGCCCAATAGCCTGAGATTAGGAGGATATGGACCATGAGCAGTATGATCGATCGAGAAAAGCTTGAAGCGATGGCCAAGGAATTGGCCATGGACATTAGGACGGAGAAGGATCTGTCGGATTTGAGCCGTGCGCTCATGAAGCTGACGGTGGAGACCGCGCTGGGCGCGGAGCTGGAAGCCCATCTGGGCTACGCCAAGCATGACCCCAGCGGGCGCAACTCCGGCAACAGCCGCAACGGCGTCAGCAGCAAGCGTCTGCAAGGCGCCCATGGCGAAGTCGAGATCGACACCCCACGGGATCGCAACGGCGATTTCGAGCCCATGCTGGTGCGCAAGTGGCAGACTCGGCTGACCCAGTTCGATGACCAGATTCTGTCGCTGTATGCCAAGGGCATGAGCACGCGCGATATCGTCGCGGCCTTCCAGGAGATGTATGGCGCACAGGTCTCGCCGACCCTGGTTTCCAAGGTGACCGAGTCGGTGCTGGAGCGGGTCGTGGCGTGGCAATCGCGCCCACTGGATGAGCTTTATCCGAGCGTCTATCTGGACTGCATCGTGGTGAAAGTGCGCCAGGACAAGCGGGTGATCAACAAGGCCGTGTACCTGGCGCTCGGCATCAACCTGGAGGGCAACAAGGAGTTGCTGGGACTGTGGCTGGCCGCGACCGAGGGGGCCAAATTAAAGAGGTCAGGCTCAGTATTTCTGATAGCTCGCGGGCATGCCCCGCCGCATCCGAATTCATCTGGACGGTATTCCCTTGCACGTTGTGGCGCGTAGCCACAACCGCGAGCACTGCTTCTTCTGCGAGGAAGACTACACCGTTTAACCTTACTGGCTGGGCAAAGCGCTTAACGAATGCGGCTGCGAGCTCCATGCCCACGCTTTGATGACTAACCAAGTACACCTGCTGCTTACACCGCGGAAGGCGGCAACAGTGCCGAAGCTCATCATTCCCTGGGACGGCGCTATGTGCAGTACATCAACCGTAGCTACCGGCGTACCGACACTTGGTGGGACAGCCGCTACAATCCCAAGCTGTGCAAGCGAATTACCTGCTGGCCTGTCAGCGTTACATCGAACTCAACCCGGGCCGCGATGGTGGACGATCCGGCCCACTATCGCTGGAGTAGTTACCGGAATAATGCGCTGGTAGAAACGGATCCTCGGCTCACATGTCACCCACTGTATCAATCGCTTGCCAGCAGCGATAATCGTGCCCTCTTTCGAACAGAGCCGGATCAAATAGCTGTCGATGACATCCGCCTGGCACTGAACCAGAATCAGCCCGTTGGCAACGAGCGATTTCTCGCCAGGATTGAGAGAATGACGGGCATCCGTCGCGAGGCCGGTCGTGCGGCAGGCCACGGCTGGAGCCGGGTGCTAAAAGTACCGCAATGGAGGGAGCTGGGGCTGTGAGAATTTTCGAGCTTGGCTC
This genomic stretch from Gammaproteobacteria bacterium harbors:
- a CDS encoding transposase, producing the protein MKAHLGTDSKTTLIHAVVATAANVHDSQLLTDLLHGAETRVWGDAAYAGQGDVIRACAETVIQIV
- a CDS encoding transposase, with translation MQYINRSYRRTDTWWDSRYNPKLCKRITCWPVSVTSNSTRAAMVDDPAHYRWSSYRNNALVETDPRLTCHPLYQSLASSDNRALFRTEPDQIAVDDIRLALNQNQPVGNERFLARIERMTGIRREAGRAAGHGWSRVLKVPQWRELGL